Proteins encoded within one genomic window of uncultured Draconibacterium sp.:
- a CDS encoding AAA family ATPase — MNFKNDVEALDALQAKFKDLKKEITAVIYGQDEIIEQVLISLFSRGHVLLIGVPGLAKTLLVTTIAKILGLNYNRIQFTPDLMPSDIIGTEILDNERNFKFIRGPLFANIILADEINRTPPKTQSALLEAMQEQSVTAAGQHFELDKPFFVLATQNPIEQEGTYPLPEAQLDRFMFSVWLDYPKLEDEITIVKNTTTIQNTEFKPVISGKEILYFQDLIRKIPVNDNVLRYAVTLAAKTRPENENAAEISNQYLKWGAGPRASQYLVLGAKTHAALHGKYSPDIEDVKAVAPSILRHRIIKNYKAEAENISIDEIIDKLL, encoded by the coding sequence ATGAATTTTAAGAACGACGTTGAAGCCTTAGATGCACTTCAGGCCAAGTTTAAAGACCTGAAAAAAGAAATTACAGCTGTAATCTATGGCCAGGATGAGATTATAGAACAGGTACTGATATCGCTGTTTAGCCGCGGTCATGTTTTGCTCATCGGTGTTCCCGGACTGGCAAAAACACTGCTGGTTACTACCATTGCAAAAATATTGGGGCTAAACTACAACCGTATTCAGTTTACGCCCGATTTGATGCCATCGGATATTATTGGTACCGAAATTCTTGACAACGAACGTAACTTTAAATTCATTCGCGGGCCATTGTTTGCCAACATTATTCTGGCCGACGAGATTAACCGTACGCCACCAAAAACGCAATCGGCACTGCTTGAAGCTATGCAGGAACAATCGGTTACTGCCGCCGGACAGCATTTTGAGCTGGATAAACCGTTTTTCGTACTGGCAACACAAAACCCTATCGAGCAGGAAGGAACCTATCCCCTGCCCGAGGCGCAACTCGATCGTTTTATGTTTTCGGTGTGGCTCGATTATCCAAAACTGGAAGACGAAATTACCATCGTAAAAAATACAACTACCATACAAAACACCGAGTTTAAACCGGTTATTTCAGGTAAGGAAATTCTTTATTTTCAGGATCTGATTCGTAAAATTCCGGTGAATGATAATGTGTTACGTTATGCAGTTACACTGGCGGCAAAAACCCGTCCGGAGAATGAAAATGCAGCAGAAATTAGTAATCAGTACCTGAAATGGGGAGCCGGGCCACGTGCATCGCAGTACCTGGTATTAGGAGCAAAAACACATGCTGCTTTGCATGGAAAATATTCGCCTGACATTGAGGATGTAAAAGCCGTTGCTCCGTCCATTCTGAGGCACCGGATTATAAAAAACTACAAAGCCGAAGCTGAAAATATATCAATCGACGAAATCATCGACAAATTGCTTTAA